The following are encoded in a window of Arthrobacter sp. OAP107 genomic DNA:
- the trmD gene encoding tRNA (guanosine(37)-N1)-methyltransferase TrmD — translation MRIDVVSIFPEYLAPLELSLIGKARQDGLLELNVHDLRAFTTDRHRTVDDTPYGGGAGMVMKAEPWAQALESVAAARPAGAAKPVLIVPSPAGERFNQALAYELAEEEQLVFACGRYEGIDERVIEWAEEHFTVRPVSLGDYVLNGGEVAVLAMVEAIGRLLPGVVGNPESLVEESHSDGLLEYPVYTKPSVWREREVPAVLLSGNHGKIAQWRRHEQYRRTAERRPDLLQTFDAGTLPRADRTALADLGYDVVDGHLKRRPEA, via the coding sequence ATGAGAATCGACGTCGTCAGTATCTTTCCCGAGTACCTGGCGCCGCTGGAGCTGTCGCTCATCGGCAAGGCGCGCCAGGACGGGCTGCTCGAGCTGAACGTGCACGACCTCCGCGCCTTCACCACCGACCGCCACCGCACCGTGGACGACACGCCGTACGGGGGCGGCGCAGGGATGGTGATGAAGGCCGAGCCGTGGGCCCAGGCGCTCGAGTCCGTGGCGGCCGCCCGGCCGGCCGGTGCGGCGAAACCCGTGCTGATCGTCCCGTCCCCGGCGGGGGAGCGCTTCAACCAGGCGCTGGCATACGAGCTTGCCGAGGAAGAACAGCTGGTGTTCGCCTGCGGGCGTTACGAGGGCATCGACGAGCGGGTCATCGAATGGGCCGAGGAGCACTTCACGGTCCGCCCGGTCAGTCTCGGGGATTACGTCCTCAACGGCGGTGAAGTGGCCGTCCTGGCCATGGTGGAAGCCATCGGCCGGCTGCTCCCCGGCGTGGTGGGCAACCCCGAGTCACTCGTGGAGGAGTCGCATTCGGACGGCCTGCTTGAGTACCCCGTCTACACCAAGCCGTCCGTCTGGCGGGAGCGGGAAGTCCCGGCCGTCCTGCTCAGCGGAAACCACGGCAAGATCGCGCAGTGGCGCCGGCACGAACAGTACCGCAGGACGGCGGAACGCCGTCCAGACCTGCTGCAGACGTTCGACGCCGGAACGCTGCCCCGTGCCGATCGCACCGCTCTCGCGGACCTGGGGTACGACGTCGTCGACGGCCACCTGAAGCGGCGCCCGGAGGCCTGA
- the rplS gene encoding 50S ribosomal protein L19 — MHILDSVDAASLRTDVPEFRAGDTLKVHVNIIEGKNSRVQVFQGFVLGRQGDGIRETFTVRKVSFGVGVERTFPVHSPIIEKIEVVTKGDVRRAKLYYMRALRGKAAKIKEKRDFSTAK, encoded by the coding sequence ATGCATATCCTCGATTCCGTAGATGCAGCCTCGCTGCGCACTGACGTTCCCGAGTTCCGCGCGGGTGACACCCTCAAGGTTCACGTGAACATCATCGAAGGCAAGAACTCCCGTGTCCAGGTATTCCAGGGCTTCGTCCTGGGCCGCCAGGGCGACGGCATCCGCGAAACCTTCACCGTCCGCAAGGTTTCCTTCGGTGTCGGCGTTGAGCGTACCTTCCCGGTGCACTCCCCGATCATCGAAAAGATCGAGGTTGTCACCAAGGGTGACGTCCGCCGCGCCAAGCTTTACTACATGCGTGCACTGCGCGGTAAGGCTGCGAAGATCAAGGAAAAGCGCGACTTCAGCACCGCCAAGTAA
- the lepB gene encoding signal peptidase I — protein MDQTKRQPGKPGWRFALLAVLAAVLVSGVIRSLWLDVYYIPSASMEPLFGAGDRILVSRTDFQSEPIRRGDVVVFDGRGSFAPLNSGEGPLQEAAAAAGHWLGLTGSDTTYVKRVIGLPGDHVVCCDPSSRLTVNGQPLVEPYLYDGDAASIQKFDVTVPEGRLWLLGDHRSVSADSRSLLGAPGGGMVRADRVIGRPVQILWPLDRFASVARPPLAVNTTTKDGQ, from the coding sequence ATGGACCAGACAAAACGCCAGCCAGGGAAACCGGGCTGGCGTTTTGCGTTGCTGGCTGTGCTGGCCGCCGTCCTGGTCAGCGGGGTGATCCGCTCCCTGTGGCTTGACGTCTATTACATTCCGTCCGCCTCCATGGAGCCGCTGTTCGGCGCGGGGGACAGGATCCTGGTGTCCCGCACAGACTTCCAGTCCGAACCGATCCGCCGCGGCGACGTCGTCGTGTTCGACGGCCGTGGCTCGTTCGCACCGCTGAACAGCGGGGAAGGTCCGCTCCAGGAAGCGGCGGCCGCGGCAGGGCACTGGCTGGGACTGACCGGCAGTGATACTACATACGTAAAGCGGGTCATTGGCCTCCCCGGCGACCACGTGGTCTGCTGCGACCCTTCCAGCCGCCTCACAGTCAACGGTCAGCCGCTCGTGGAACCCTACCTGTATGACGGTGATGCGGCGAGCATCCAGAAGTTCGACGTGACTGTGCCCGAGGGCCGGCTGTGGCTGCTCGGTGACCACCGCTCGGTGTCCGCGGACTCCCGCAGCCTGCTGGGGGCGCCGGGCGGCGGCATGGTGCGGGCGGACAGGGTGATCGGCAGGCCGGTACAGATCCTCTGGCCGCTTGATAGATTTGCGTCAGTGGCACGGCCGCCGTTGGCGGTCAATACAACAACAAAGGACGGACAGTAG
- the lepB gene encoding signal peptidase I, translating into MPEIDPGSSEPRQAAARPGRHAAQEPASDVSAPGGSGPGSPAPAGPRRQEKARGRNPFLLWLKEIATVVVIAVVLSFLIKTFLFRAFYIPSESMVNTLDINDRIFVNLLVPEPFALSHGDVVVFKDTKGWLPPTPQKADGPFSVVEDGLTFVGLLPDNSEQHLVKRVIGLPGDHVVCCDAGGKITVNGAALDETYVNPAEVPAVRTFDVVVPQGKVWVMGDNRNHSADSRAHTDTNGGFVDIPDIEGKAAVIAWPMNRWAALDNYPDVFKNVPPAG; encoded by the coding sequence ATGCCGGAAATTGATCCCGGGAGCTCCGAACCGCGGCAGGCTGCCGCGCGGCCGGGACGGCATGCCGCCCAAGAGCCCGCTTCTGACGTGTCCGCCCCCGGCGGGTCCGGACCCGGCTCCCCTGCTCCTGCCGGTCCCCGCCGCCAGGAAAAGGCCCGTGGCCGCAACCCCTTCCTGCTGTGGCTGAAGGAAATCGCCACCGTGGTAGTGATCGCCGTCGTGCTTTCCTTCCTCATCAAAACCTTCCTGTTCCGGGCCTTCTACATTCCGTCCGAGTCGATGGTGAACACGCTGGACATCAACGACCGCATCTTCGTGAACCTCCTTGTTCCGGAGCCGTTCGCCCTGTCGCATGGCGACGTGGTGGTCTTCAAGGACACCAAGGGCTGGCTGCCGCCCACACCGCAAAAGGCCGACGGTCCGTTCAGCGTTGTGGAGGACGGGCTGACCTTCGTGGGTCTGCTGCCGGACAACTCCGAGCAGCACCTGGTTAAGCGGGTCATCGGGCTCCCGGGGGACCACGTCGTCTGCTGTGACGCCGGAGGCAAGATCACCGTGAACGGCGCCGCGCTGGACGAAACCTACGTCAATCCGGCCGAAGTGCCGGCTGTGCGGACCTTCGACGTCGTCGTCCCCCAGGGCAAAGTCTGGGTGATGGGGGACAACCGCAACCACTCGGCGGACTCGCGGGCCCACACCGACACCAACGGCGGTTTCGTGGACATCCCGGACATTGAAGGCAAGGCAGCGGTCATCGCCTGGCCGATGAACCGCTGGGCCGCCCTGGACAACTATCCCGACGTCTTCAAGAATGTTCCCCCGGCAGGCTAG
- a CDS encoding ribonuclease HII → MSVAPTLDYEKRFLPRGARFLAGVDEVGRGALAGPVSVGIAVVDLQNMELLADVRDSKLLKAADRERLDPLVRAWSVASAVGHASAREIDALGIMGALRTAGNRAWFEILGAGITPDVVLLDGSHNWLSPAAQPSLFDEVITDPGCDAPVHTLVKADMQCLSVAAASVLAKVERDQHMRELHLECPDFGWDVNKGYATAAHREAIRTHGPSPYHRISWNLLTE, encoded by the coding sequence ATGTCAGTTGCACCCACCCTTGACTACGAGAAGCGCTTCCTGCCCCGCGGGGCACGGTTCCTGGCCGGCGTCGACGAGGTAGGCCGCGGTGCCCTCGCCGGGCCGGTGAGCGTGGGAATCGCCGTCGTTGACCTGCAGAACATGGAGCTGCTGGCCGACGTGCGGGACAGCAAGCTGCTCAAAGCGGCAGACCGCGAACGCCTCGACCCCCTGGTACGGGCCTGGAGCGTCGCCTCCGCGGTGGGACATGCCAGCGCGCGCGAAATCGACGCGCTCGGCATCATGGGTGCCCTCCGGACGGCCGGAAACAGGGCATGGTTCGAGATCCTCGGCGCCGGCATCACGCCCGACGTCGTCCTGCTCGACGGCAGCCACAACTGGCTCTCGCCCGCGGCCCAGCCCTCGCTGTTCGACGAAGTCATTACCGACCCCGGCTGCGACGCGCCCGTCCACACCCTGGTCAAGGCCGACATGCAGTGCCTCAGCGTGGCCGCAGCGAGCGTCCTGGCCAAGGTGGAGCGCGACCAGCACATGCGGGAACTGCACCTTGAGTGTCCGGACTTCGGCTGGGACGTCAACAAGGGCTACGCCACCGCGGCGCACCGGGAAGCCATCCGCACCCACGGCCCAAGCCCCTACCACCGGATCAGCTGGAACCTGCTGACGGAATAG
- a CDS encoding DUF2469 domain-containing protein, with translation MSAEDLENYETDMELQLYREYRDVVGLFSYVVETERRFYLANHVDLQARSADGEVYFDLTLQDAWVWDVYRSARFVKSVRVITFKDVNVEELPRNEDLALPKDVGLGN, from the coding sequence ATGAGTGCCGAAGACCTTGAGAACTATGAGACCGATATGGAGCTCCAGCTCTACCGGGAGTACCGCGACGTCGTGGGTCTGTTCAGCTATGTGGTCGAGACTGAGCGGCGCTTCTACCTTGCCAACCACGTGGACCTGCAGGCACGCAGCGCCGACGGCGAGGTCTACTTCGACCTCACGCTCCAGGACGCCTGGGTTTGGGATGTCTACCGTTCGGCGCGGTTCGTGAAGAGTGTCCGGGTCATCACGTTCAAGGACGTCAACGTCGAGGAACTGCCGCGCAACGAAGATCTCGCGCTGCCCAAGGACGTCGGCCTCGGCAACTGA
- a CDS encoding YraN family protein, which translates to MKAKDLLGRRGEELAAEYLESLGMLIVARNWRCPEGEIDIVALDGDALVIAEVKTRRSLAYGHPFEAVGADKLARLHRLGSAWCRDHGLRLPLRRVDVIAVLDDGVGRPTVEHLKEVL; encoded by the coding sequence ATGAAAGCCAAGGACCTGCTGGGCCGGCGCGGGGAAGAACTCGCGGCGGAATACCTGGAATCGCTGGGGATGCTGATCGTGGCGCGCAACTGGCGCTGCCCCGAGGGCGAAATCGACATCGTCGCACTCGACGGCGACGCCCTCGTCATCGCCGAGGTGAAGACGCGGCGTTCGCTCGCCTACGGGCACCCGTTCGAGGCGGTGGGGGCCGACAAGCTCGCCCGGCTGCACCGCCTGGGCTCGGCCTGGTGCCGGGACCACGGACTGCGGCTGCCGCTGCGCCGGGTGGACGTCATTGCGGTGCTGGACGACGGCGTCGGCAGACCCACCGTGGAGCACCTCAAGGAGGTGCTGTGA
- a CDS encoding M20 family metallopeptidase has product MTDTSTTDTVRFSPLSFLEDATAAIPAYGSDLVDFRREMHADPEVGLYLPRTQARVLEALKGLDLEISLGKAASSVVAVLRGGATQAPVGSRPTVLLRGDMDALPVAEKTGIPFASTNGAMHACGHDLHTAGLIGAARLLSSVRDSLTGDVIFMFQPGEEGHEGARIMLEEGVLNAAGRRPDAAYALHVVSDIPSGVFTTRAGSYMAAFGDLSVKVIGRGGHGSRPFQALDPIQVAAEMLGALQTYITRRFNVFDPVVLSVGQFHGGSASNVIPDSAEFRASVRSFSPGVEARLAQELPDLIRQLATAHQLTAEATFTPVMPATVNHESDAELWGRTARTFFGEHRFVPSPSPRTGSDDFSRVLVEVPGAYGHLGAGSPDIDPMEWAPMHSPRAVFDDSVLVDQTQFMAGVALGKLQELEVLG; this is encoded by the coding sequence ATGACAGATACTTCAACGACAGATACGGTGCGGTTTTCACCGCTGAGTTTCCTTGAGGACGCCACAGCGGCGATCCCGGCCTATGGAAGCGACCTGGTCGATTTCCGTAGGGAAATGCACGCCGATCCTGAAGTCGGCCTGTATCTGCCCCGCACCCAGGCCCGGGTCCTTGAGGCACTCAAGGGACTCGACCTCGAAATAAGCCTGGGAAAAGCAGCCTCGTCCGTGGTTGCGGTACTACGCGGCGGGGCCACCCAGGCCCCCGTCGGGAGCCGTCCCACTGTACTGCTCAGAGGTGACATGGATGCCCTTCCTGTGGCAGAAAAGACGGGAATACCCTTTGCCTCGACTAATGGAGCGATGCATGCCTGCGGTCATGACCTGCATACAGCGGGCCTGATTGGTGCCGCCCGGTTGCTTTCGTCCGTACGTGACAGCCTGACCGGTGACGTCATCTTCATGTTCCAACCGGGGGAGGAAGGACATGAGGGGGCCCGCATCATGCTGGAGGAAGGCGTTCTTAACGCAGCCGGCAGGCGACCGGATGCTGCCTACGCCTTGCATGTCGTTTCGGACATCCCGTCAGGCGTGTTCACGACCCGTGCCGGCTCCTACATGGCTGCCTTCGGAGATCTGTCCGTCAAGGTTATCGGGCGTGGCGGGCACGGTTCACGCCCCTTCCAAGCTCTGGATCCCATACAGGTAGCTGCTGAAATGCTTGGCGCGCTCCAAACGTACATCACCCGGCGATTCAACGTTTTTGATCCCGTGGTACTGTCCGTGGGCCAATTCCATGGCGGTTCCGCCTCTAATGTCATACCTGATTCGGCGGAATTCAGGGCCAGCGTCAGGTCTTTCAGCCCCGGTGTCGAAGCGCGGCTCGCACAGGAGTTGCCGGATCTCATCCGGCAACTGGCGACTGCTCATCAACTGACAGCCGAGGCAACGTTCACTCCGGTTATGCCGGCCACCGTCAATCACGAAAGTGACGCCGAACTCTGGGGCAGGACCGCACGGACGTTCTTCGGAGAGCACCGGTTCGTGCCCAGCCCGTCCCCCAGGACCGGCTCTGACGATTTCTCCCGTGTCCTCGTGGAGGTCCCAGGAGCGTACGGGCACCTCGGAGCTGGGTCTCCAGATATCGACCCCATGGAGTGGGCCCCCATGCACTCGCCCAGGGCAGTGTTTGACGACAGTGTCCTCGTCGACCAGACACAATTTATGGCGGGCGTGGCGCTTGGAAAGCTCCAGGAGTTGGAGGTCCTGGGGTAG
- a CDS encoding aldehyde dehydrogenase family protein, whose product MTEGLAQLTDIAPDLVEQRSFVNGTWLQLEENGRYLTNPNTGEPRQPMRKTAKDDVERALAAAATLHRSGKLEDIKLPDRLELLTKVAASLDAKSEEVALQDSINTGVPIRTTRLIAGALGDRVRGTIAEAEQLGESETLDHARSVVIRRKPLGPALIVGPWNAPTFTVVGKVAAAMAAGCPVILKPSENAPSGCQLFAEAIVSAMTELGYPGAAFQLIHGNSETGALLTSDPRIEALSFTGGDSAGRTVAQAAASNLAVMQMELGSNNPVIILNDADVSSAARSIVQGMTRLNGQWCEAPGKVLVDESIHDRFVEAMKFELSKLRVGNALDESTQVGPLAFQRQRDGLKASVNRLLELGGKLVTGGELPGLDGWFMAPGMIVGCAAEAATEELFGPLVRVHPVHSVEEALAHANGPATGLDAYVFGANEARAIEVGSRIRAGEVRINGTFMSDLAGSSRQSFWGTSGIGGHGPQYGVRFFTGDRVVGVDRTDSPL is encoded by the coding sequence ATGACTGAAGGACTAGCCCAACTGACTGATATTGCCCCCGACCTCGTCGAGCAACGCTCCTTTGTCAATGGCACATGGCTGCAGCTCGAGGAAAACGGCCGCTACCTTACCAACCCAAATACTGGCGAACCCCGGCAGCCGATGCGCAAGACCGCAAAGGATGATGTCGAGCGGGCACTCGCGGCAGCAGCGACCCTTCACAGGTCCGGGAAACTTGAAGACATCAAACTCCCGGACCGCCTTGAGCTCTTGACGAAGGTAGCCGCGTCCCTCGATGCGAAGAGCGAAGAAGTCGCCCTCCAGGACAGCATCAACACCGGGGTTCCTATCCGCACCACCCGCCTGATTGCCGGTGCACTGGGTGACAGAGTCCGCGGAACTATTGCTGAAGCGGAACAGCTTGGTGAATCGGAGACCCTTGACCATGCCAGGTCTGTGGTCATCCGGCGCAAGCCCCTCGGCCCAGCCCTCATCGTCGGCCCCTGGAATGCCCCAACGTTCACCGTGGTCGGCAAGGTGGCGGCAGCCATGGCGGCCGGTTGCCCCGTCATCCTCAAACCCTCCGAGAACGCCCCCAGCGGTTGCCAGCTCTTCGCTGAGGCGATCGTGTCTGCCATGACCGAACTGGGATACCCGGGCGCCGCGTTTCAGCTGATTCATGGGAATTCGGAGACAGGAGCACTGCTGACATCGGACCCCAGGATCGAGGCTCTTTCATTTACGGGTGGCGATTCCGCAGGCCGGACGGTTGCGCAGGCTGCCGCGTCCAACCTGGCGGTCATGCAGATGGAGCTCGGATCCAACAATCCCGTGATCATTCTGAATGACGCCGACGTCAGCTCGGCGGCGCGGTCCATTGTGCAGGGCATGACGCGTCTCAACGGCCAGTGGTGTGAGGCGCCAGGCAAAGTACTGGTTGACGAGTCGATTCACGACCGTTTCGTTGAAGCTATGAAGTTTGAACTCAGTAAGCTTCGGGTCGGAAACGCCTTGGATGAGTCGACGCAAGTGGGTCCCCTGGCATTCCAGCGGCAGCGTGATGGCTTGAAAGCCTCAGTGAATCGGCTCCTCGAGCTGGGGGGAAAGCTCGTCACTGGCGGCGAGCTGCCGGGTCTTGACGGCTGGTTCATGGCACCGGGGATGATCGTCGGATGTGCCGCCGAGGCCGCCACGGAAGAGCTTTTCGGGCCGCTGGTAAGGGTACATCCGGTGCATTCGGTCGAGGAGGCACTTGCCCATGCGAACGGCCCCGCAACCGGCCTGGATGCCTACGTATTCGGTGCCAATGAAGCAAGGGCCATCGAAGTGGGATCCCGTATTCGTGCCGGTGAAGTCCGCATCAACGGCACATTCATGAGCGACCTCGCCGGCAGTTCACGCCAGAGCTTTTGGGGCACCAGCGGTATCGGTGGCCACGGTCCGCAGTATGGCGTCCGCTTCTTCACCGGCGACCGCGTGGTTGGCGTGGACAGGACGGATTCCCCGCTCTAG
- a CDS encoding Zn-dependent alcohol dehydrogenase, translating into MPTPILAAVLEKPGTPLQIRELLLDDPEDHEVLIRTERVGLCHSDLHYLKGALDISLPAVLGHEVVGIVERVGSGVTRIKTGDRVVTTVTPSCGACRNCISGRPTQCERVDSMRERQRPRLISHDGSSVESLGGIGAFAEAFLVKEASVAVVGSDLPPQVACLLGCCISTGVGAVIHGAKVGPEDTVAVIGCGGVGIAAIQGARLAGARRIIAIDAVPAKLELARNFGATDTVLSSPDPTETLIQVRSLLPQGVSHAIEAVGRSETAELAFSLLSPNGTASILGLMPTGSELRIPADALIYGDRHLQGAYMGANRFLSDVDMFTDHYLNNRLDLDGMVTKSCPSTASTRDSKRWRMRRRSASC; encoded by the coding sequence GTGCCTACACCCATTCTTGCCGCCGTACTGGAAAAGCCCGGAACACCTCTCCAGATCCGCGAGCTGCTGCTGGATGATCCGGAGGACCATGAGGTCCTCATCCGGACGGAGCGAGTTGGCCTTTGCCACAGCGATCTGCACTACCTGAAGGGGGCCCTGGATATCTCCCTGCCGGCGGTCCTCGGACATGAAGTCGTAGGCATTGTCGAGCGCGTCGGCTCCGGCGTCACAAGAATTAAGACTGGAGACCGCGTCGTAACAACCGTAACCCCGTCCTGTGGCGCTTGCCGCAACTGCATCAGCGGGCGCCCGACCCAGTGCGAACGGGTCGACTCGATGCGTGAGCGGCAGCGGCCCAGACTCATCTCACATGATGGATCAAGCGTCGAGTCGCTCGGCGGTATCGGCGCATTTGCGGAGGCCTTCCTGGTGAAAGAGGCATCCGTTGCAGTGGTCGGCTCTGACCTGCCTCCCCAGGTGGCATGTCTTCTCGGTTGCTGCATCAGTACAGGAGTCGGCGCGGTCATTCACGGCGCAAAAGTAGGGCCAGAGGATACTGTCGCCGTAATCGGCTGCGGCGGCGTCGGAATAGCCGCCATCCAGGGTGCAAGGCTGGCTGGGGCTCGACGGATCATTGCCATTGACGCCGTGCCCGCGAAGCTGGAGCTCGCCCGCAACTTCGGTGCCACGGACACAGTTCTCTCATCACCTGACCCGACAGAAACACTCATCCAGGTCCGGTCACTTCTTCCCCAGGGTGTTAGCCATGCAATCGAGGCGGTCGGCCGCAGTGAGACAGCGGAACTCGCCTTTTCGCTCCTGAGCCCGAACGGAACCGCCAGCATACTCGGTCTCATGCCCACCGGGTCCGAACTGCGTATCCCTGCAGATGCACTCATCTACGGCGACCGACACCTCCAAGGCGCGTACATGGGTGCGAACAGGTTCCTCAGCGATGTCGACATGTTCACCGACCACTACCTGAACAATCGGCTGGATCTCGATGGAATGGTTACAAAGAGCTGCCCTTCGACCGCATCAACGAGGGATTCGAAGCGATGGCGGATGCGTCGACGATCCGCGTCGTGCTGA